Proteins encoded by one window of Channa argus isolate prfri chromosome 1, Channa argus male v1.0, whole genome shotgun sequence:
- the gnb3b gene encoding guanine nucleotide-binding protein G(I)/G(S)/G(T) subunit beta-3b isoform X2 has protein sequence MAAAAGGVASVGRVQLKLRKNLKGHLAKIYAMHWAADSRQMVSASQDGKLLIWDTFTGNKLVAVPLKSAWVMSVAFAPSGNLVASGGLDNICTVYNIKAASPKTLRELDAHTGYLSCCRFLSDTEILTASGDTTCCLWDVETGKQKIVFTNHIGDCMTLALSSDMNTFISGACDSLAKLWDLREGACKQTFSGHTSDINAIAYLPNGHTIITGSDDCSCKMYDLRSDQEVIGYQDTSLNAGVTSVALSNSGRLIFAGYDDFNCHIWDSLKGEKVGVLSGHDNRVSCTGVPADGMGVCTGSWDSFLKLWN, from the exons ATGGCAGCAGCAGCGGGCGGCGTTGCCTCTGTGGGCCGAGTCCAACTGAAGCTCAGGAAGAACCTCAAGGGTCACCTGGCCAAAATCTATGCCATGCACTGGGCAGCTGACTCCAG ACAAATGGTCAGTGCATCACAGGATGGCAAGCTTCTTATCTGGGACACCTTCACAGGGAACAAG CTGGTTGCTGTGCCGCTAAAGTCAGCCTGGGTGATGAGCGTTGCCTTTGCACCCTCTGGTAACCTAGTGGCCAGCGGTGGTCTGGACAATATCTGCACAGTCTATAACATCAAGGCTGCCAGCCCCAAGACTCTCCGGGAACTGGATGCACACACAG GTTACCTGTCCTGCTGCCGTTTCCTTAGTGACACTGAGATCCTGACAGCTTCTGGTGACACCACCTG CTGTCTGTGGGACGTAGAAACTGGCAAACAGAAAATCGTCTTCACCAACCACATTGGCGACTGCATGACGCTGGCTCTTTCTTCCGACATGAACACCTTCATCTCTGGAGCCTGCGACTCTCTGGCCAAGCTGTGGGACCTAAGGGAAGGGGCCTGCAAGCAGACCTTCAGCGGACACACCAGCGACATCAATGCCATCGCT TACTTGCCCAACGGACACACAATCATCACAGGCTCCGATGACTGCTCCTGCAAGATGTACGACCTGCGCTCCGACCAGGAGGTGATCGGCTACCAGGATACCAGCCTGAACGCTGGCGTCACGTCTGTGGCTCTCTCCAACTCCGGCCGCCTTATTTTTGCCGGCTATGATGACTTCAACTGCCACATCTGGGACTCCCTGAAGGGAGAAAAAGTTG GTGTGCTGTCCGGCCACGACAACAGGGTGAGCTGCACTGGCGTCCCCGCTGACGGAATGGGCGTGTGCACAGGATCCTGGGACAGCTTCCTCAAACTGTGGAACTGA
- the gnb3b gene encoding guanine nucleotide-binding protein G(I)/G(S)/G(T) subunit beta-3b isoform X3 codes for MSVAFAPSGNLVASGGLDNICTVYNIKAASPKTLRELDAHTGYLSCCRFLSDTEILTASGDTTCCLWDVETGKQKIVFTNHIGDCMTLALSSDMNTFISGACDSLAKLWDLREGACKQTFSGHTSDINAIAYLPNGHTIITGSDDCSCKMYDLRSDQEVIGYQDTSLNAGVTSVALSNSGRLIFAGYDDFNCHIWDSLKGEKVGVLSGHDNRVSCTGVPADGMGVCTGSWDSFLKLWN; via the exons ATGAGCGTTGCCTTTGCACCCTCTGGTAACCTAGTGGCCAGCGGTGGTCTGGACAATATCTGCACAGTCTATAACATCAAGGCTGCCAGCCCCAAGACTCTCCGGGAACTGGATGCACACACAG GTTACCTGTCCTGCTGCCGTTTCCTTAGTGACACTGAGATCCTGACAGCTTCTGGTGACACCACCTG CTGTCTGTGGGACGTAGAAACTGGCAAACAGAAAATCGTCTTCACCAACCACATTGGCGACTGCATGACGCTGGCTCTTTCTTCCGACATGAACACCTTCATCTCTGGAGCCTGCGACTCTCTGGCCAAGCTGTGGGACCTAAGGGAAGGGGCCTGCAAGCAGACCTTCAGCGGACACACCAGCGACATCAATGCCATCGCT TACTTGCCCAACGGACACACAATCATCACAGGCTCCGATGACTGCTCCTGCAAGATGTACGACCTGCGCTCCGACCAGGAGGTGATCGGCTACCAGGATACCAGCCTGAACGCTGGCGTCACGTCTGTGGCTCTCTCCAACTCCGGCCGCCTTATTTTTGCCGGCTATGATGACTTCAACTGCCACATCTGGGACTCCCTGAAGGGAGAAAAAGTTG GTGTGCTGTCCGGCCACGACAACAGGGTGAGCTGCACTGGCGTCCCCGCTGACGGAATGGGCGTGTGCACAGGATCCTGGGACAGCTTCCTCAAACTGTGGAACTGA
- the gnb3b gene encoding guanine nucleotide-binding protein G(I)/G(S)/G(T) subunit beta-3b isoform X1, translated as MAAEKAEMDALKKECDSLRAQIEAARKAVNDTNMAAAAGGVASVGRVQLKLRKNLKGHLAKIYAMHWAADSRQMVSASQDGKLLIWDTFTGNKLVAVPLKSAWVMSVAFAPSGNLVASGGLDNICTVYNIKAASPKTLRELDAHTGYLSCCRFLSDTEILTASGDTTCCLWDVETGKQKIVFTNHIGDCMTLALSSDMNTFISGACDSLAKLWDLREGACKQTFSGHTSDINAIAYLPNGHTIITGSDDCSCKMYDLRSDQEVIGYQDTSLNAGVTSVALSNSGRLIFAGYDDFNCHIWDSLKGEKVGVLSGHDNRVSCTGVPADGMGVCTGSWDSFLKLWN; from the exons atggcagctGAGAAGGCTGAAATGGATGCCCTCAAAAAGGAGTGTGACTCCCTCCGTGCACAGATTGAG GCAGCCCGTAAGGCTGTAAATGACACCAACATGGCAGCAGCAGCGGGCGGCGTTGCCTCTGTGGGCCGAGTCCAACTGAAGCTCAGGAAGAACCTCAAGGGTCACCTGGCCAAAATCTATGCCATGCACTGGGCAGCTGACTCCAG ACAAATGGTCAGTGCATCACAGGATGGCAAGCTTCTTATCTGGGACACCTTCACAGGGAACAAG CTGGTTGCTGTGCCGCTAAAGTCAGCCTGGGTGATGAGCGTTGCCTTTGCACCCTCTGGTAACCTAGTGGCCAGCGGTGGTCTGGACAATATCTGCACAGTCTATAACATCAAGGCTGCCAGCCCCAAGACTCTCCGGGAACTGGATGCACACACAG GTTACCTGTCCTGCTGCCGTTTCCTTAGTGACACTGAGATCCTGACAGCTTCTGGTGACACCACCTG CTGTCTGTGGGACGTAGAAACTGGCAAACAGAAAATCGTCTTCACCAACCACATTGGCGACTGCATGACGCTGGCTCTTTCTTCCGACATGAACACCTTCATCTCTGGAGCCTGCGACTCTCTGGCCAAGCTGTGGGACCTAAGGGAAGGGGCCTGCAAGCAGACCTTCAGCGGACACACCAGCGACATCAATGCCATCGCT TACTTGCCCAACGGACACACAATCATCACAGGCTCCGATGACTGCTCCTGCAAGATGTACGACCTGCGCTCCGACCAGGAGGTGATCGGCTACCAGGATACCAGCCTGAACGCTGGCGTCACGTCTGTGGCTCTCTCCAACTCCGGCCGCCTTATTTTTGCCGGCTATGATGACTTCAACTGCCACATCTGGGACTCCCTGAAGGGAGAAAAAGTTG GTGTGCTGTCCGGCCACGACAACAGGGTGAGCTGCACTGGCGTCCCCGCTGACGGAATGGGCGTGTGCACAGGATCCTGGGACAGCTTCCTCAAACTGTGGAACTGA